In Erigeron canadensis isolate Cc75 chromosome 6, C_canadensis_v1, whole genome shotgun sequence, the following are encoded in one genomic region:
- the LOC122605793 gene encoding uncharacterized protein LOC122605793 has translation MDHRKQGGYSSSSSFTENLFGPKDASSSSSSGLFSSVFGPSSTGLGRDSSHTRNTGSSKKHEFGGQYGSGKQPTSDYKAQRSMGEKEGNPVYQNEKAEPSYLSSSIYYGGQEVYSPNTQTNRPHHTFKKDGGDDDPNGSSASRGNWWQGSLYY, from the exons ATGGATCACAGGAAACAGGGAGGGTAttcctcatcttcttcatttacCGAAAATCTGTTTGGCCCCAAGGATgcatcctcctcctcctcctctggCCTTTTCAGCTCTGTTTTCGGCCCATCCTCTACG gGTTTAGGAAGAGACTCATCCCACACTAGGAACACAGGATCATCCAAAAAGCATGAATTTGGAGGCCAATACGGAAGTGGCAAACAACCGACATCAG ATTACAAGGCACAGAGAAGCATGGGCGAAAAGGAAGGGAATCCAGTTTATCAAAACGAAAAAGCAGAACCAAGCTATCTCAGTTCATCCATCTATTATGGTGGCCAAGAAGTTTATTCTCCAAATACCCAAACCAATCGCCCTCACCACACC TTCAAGAAAGATGGAGGTGACGATGATCCAAACGGGAGCAGTGCTTCGAGGGGAAATTGGTGGCAAg GATCTCTCTACTACTAA
- the LOC122605775 gene encoding putative lipid-transfer protein DIR1 yields the protein MEASMKNICLFGFVMVLVIAGLSEVSGAGECGKANPEMEAFKLAPCASAANDENASVSSSCCAAAKKLGQNPKCLCAVLMSNIAKSSGVNPEIAMTIPKRCNIADRPVGYKCGAYTFP from the exons ATGGAAGCTTCAATGAAGAACATATGCCTTTTTGGTTTTGTTATGGTTCTGGTGATTGCTGGGTTGAGTGAAGTGAGTGGAGCTGGTGAGTGTGGGAAAGCTAACCCTGAAATGGAGGCGTTCAAGCTCGCTCCTTGTGCTTCAGCTGCAAATGATGAAAACGCATCGGTTTCCTCCAGTTGCTGTGCTGCTGCAAAGAAATTGGGCCAAAACCCAAAATGCTTGTGTGCAGTTTTGATGTCTAACATTGCCAAGAGTTCTGGTGTGAATCCTGAGATTGCAATGACGATTCCAAAACGATGCAACATAGCTGATCGCCCTGTTGGTTACAAGTGTGGAG CTTATACTTTTCCTTAA
- the LOC122603367 gene encoding putative lipid-transfer protein DIR1 yields MNVCSIHIFFGKETKNLNKMAATMKNILLFGFAVILVIAGLGEVNGAGECGKANPDMEAFKLAPCASAATDENASVSSSCCAAVKKLGQNPKCLCAVMLSNTAKSSGVKPEIAMTIPKRCNIADRPVGYKCGAYTLP; encoded by the exons ATGAATGTGTGCagtattcatatattttttggCAAGGAAACAAAGAACTTGAATAAAATGGCAGCTACAATGAAAAACATTCTCCTTTTTGGGTTTGCTGTGATTCTTGTGATTGCCGGGTTAGGTGAAGTGAATGGAGCTGGCGAGTGTGGGAAAGCTAACCCTGATATGGAAGCGTTCAAGCTCGCTCCTTGTGCTTCGGCTGCAACTGATGAGAACGCTTCGGTTTCCTCCAGTTGCTGTGCTGCAGTGAAGAAATTGGGCCAAAACCCAAAATGCTTGTGTGCGGTTATGCTGTCTAACACTGCCAAAAGTTCTGGTGTGAAGCCTGAGATTGCAATGACGATTCCAAAACGATGCAATATAGCTGATCGTCCTGTTGGTTACAAGTGTGGAG CTTATACATTGCCTTGA
- the LOC122603366 gene encoding uncharacterized protein LOC122603366 isoform X2, translating to MNISNADGSSSSSPRFGTSIHITALDGIINVNSLFTLAVFIGLAWQPTDPNNSLVNDPNCVASQKIAEDLICFHVYSFSSFLFSSLVALSLKQAIRIAKTSCDTRRLMVFTFDMCHVNKNALRVGYLVSAVGSVCGCGFLMMALVNVAQIKLGTLSCGSSHTYVLVVQHGEKYDGLLKVLPPLKIV from the exons atgAACATCAGCAATGCAGAtggatcatcatcatcgtcaccCAGATTCGGAACATCGATCCACATAACAGCACTTGATGGCATAATCAACGTCAACTCACTTTTCACACTCGCTGTTTTCATCGGTCTCGCCTGGCAACCAACCGATCCAAACAACAGCCTGGTCAACGATCCAAACTGCGTCGCAAGTCAAAAGATAGCCGAAGATCTAATCTGCTTCCATGTCTACTCATTCAGCTCTTTCTTGTTTTCAAGCCTTGTTGCTTTAAGCCTCAAACAAGCTATCAGGATTGCCAAGACATCATGCGATACACGACGTCTTATGGTGTTCACATTTGACATGTGTCATGTGAACAAGAATGCTCTTCGGGTCGGGTACTTGGTTTCTGCTGTCGGGTCGGTTTGTGGGTGTGGGTTTTTAATGATGGCACTTGTTAATGTGGCCCAGATTAAACTTGGGACTTTGAGTTGTGGGAGCTCACATACTTATG TGTTAGTGGTGCAACATGGAGAAAAATATGATGGGCTCTTGAAGGTGCTTCCACCATTGAAGATAGTGTAA
- the LOC122603366 gene encoding uncharacterized protein LOC122603366 isoform X1, which yields MNISNADGSSSSSPRFGTSIHITALDGIINVNSLFTLAVFIGLAWQPTDPNNSLVNDPNCVASQKIAEDLICFHVYSFSSFLFSSLVALSLKQAIRIAKTSCDTRRLMVFTFDMCHVNKNALRVGYLVSAVGSVCGCGFLMMALVNVAQIKLGTLSCGSSHTYGAVIPLLTFVPLGLLTYVFFVLYAFTR from the coding sequence atgAACATCAGCAATGCAGAtggatcatcatcatcgtcaccCAGATTCGGAACATCGATCCACATAACAGCACTTGATGGCATAATCAACGTCAACTCACTTTTCACACTCGCTGTTTTCATCGGTCTCGCCTGGCAACCAACCGATCCAAACAACAGCCTGGTCAACGATCCAAACTGCGTCGCAAGTCAAAAGATAGCCGAAGATCTAATCTGCTTCCATGTCTACTCATTCAGCTCTTTCTTGTTTTCAAGCCTTGTTGCTTTAAGCCTCAAACAAGCTATCAGGATTGCCAAGACATCATGCGATACACGACGTCTTATGGTGTTCACATTTGACATGTGTCATGTGAACAAGAATGCTCTTCGGGTCGGGTACTTGGTTTCTGCTGTCGGGTCGGTTTGTGGGTGTGGGTTTTTAATGATGGCACTTGTTAATGTGGCCCAGATTAAACTTGGGACTTTGAGTTGTGGGAGCTCACATACTTATGGTGCTGTCATACCTCTTTTGACTTTTGTTCCTTTAGGCCTTTTGACTtatgttttctttgttttgtatGCTTTCACTCGTTAA
- the LOC122603635 gene encoding rop guanine nucleotide exchange factor 7-like, which translates to MENSDDKSAKKDEFEFGSFESRITSSNSVTFSKECYSSPSPLGWPIRKAQVMSKCVGVPQDKMKGESKVKEMNTKVSDMEMMKERFSKLLLGEDMSGSGKGVCTALAISNAITNLCATAFGQLWRLEPLPSEKKQMWQREMECLLCVSDHIVEFKPSWQTLADGNKLEIMRCRQRSDIFVNLPALRKLDNMLLGLLDGFTNTEFWYVDKGITTPEPDSLASFHKPLQRQEDKWWLPVPRVPAGGLQEDTRKKLNHKRESANQILKAAMAINSVSLSEMEVPESYLESLPKNGKVCLGDVIYQYIISEQFSSEILLDCLDLSSEHAALEIANRVEAAIYIWRRRPHSRPSPKTSWDMVKDLMADGHKRDLLADRAETLLICLKHRFPGLTQTSLDTAKIQCNKDVGKSILESYSRVLESLAFNIVARIDDLLYVDDLSRQSENRPSRVSTSTHKRVSVSTTSGSPYRPSFGTPKFSPGPLVSPAKADRTPFLTSNGNSNKPPSRGCGVRRALTSYLGGHETRVRSLEGPAGCVSTKNGDLTPSRSSIDCPSSQKENRTPRRLQKTDC; encoded by the exons ATGGAAAATTCAGATGATAAAAGTGCAAAAAAGGATGAATTTGAATTTGGTTCATTTGAGAGCAGGATAACAAGTTCAAATTCAGTAACTTTTTCTAAAGAGTGTTATTCTTCACCTTCACCTCTTGGTTGGCCTATTAGAAAGGCTCAGGTGATGAGCAAATGTGTTGGTGTTCCTCAAGACAAAATGAAAGGCGAATCCAAAGTCAAGGAAATGAATACAAAAGTTTCAG ATATGGAGATGATGAAAGAGAGATTTAGTAAATTGTTACTTGGTGAAGACATGTCTGGAAGTGGCAAAGGGGTTTGCACAGCTTTGGCAATTTCAAATGCCATAACAAATCTTTGCG CCACTGCATTTGGTCAATTGTGGAGATTAGAACCTTTGCCTTCCGAGAAGAAACAAATGTGGCAAAGAGAAATGGAATGCCTACTTTGTGTTAGTGATCACATTGTCGAATTTAAACCTTCTTGGCAAACATTAGCTGATGGAAATAAGCTTGAG ATAATGAGATGCAGACAAAGATCAGACATTTTTGTCAACCTTCCAGCTCTTCGCAAACTAGACAACATGCTTCTG GGACTACTAGATGGTTTCACTAACACCGAGTTCTGGTACGTTGACAAGGGGATTACAACACCAGAACCTGATAGTTTAGCCTCTTTTCATAAACCATTACAACGTCAAGAGGACAAGTGGTGGCTACCTGTGCCTCGTGTCCCTGCTGGTGGTCTACAAGAAGATACACGAAAAAAGTTAAACCATAAACGCGAATCAGCTAATCAGATTCTAAAAGCTGCCATGGCTATCAATAGTGTTTCTTTATCAGAAATGGAAGTCCCTGAATCATACTTGGAATCCCTTCCAAAG aatgGGAAAGTTTGCCTAGGAGATGTGATCTATCAGTATATAATATCCGAGCAGTTTTCATCAGAAATATTGCTAGATTGCCTTGATCTTTCATCTGAACATGCTGCTTTAGAAATTGCAAACCGCGTGGAGGCAGCAATCTACATATGGCGTAGAAGACCTCACTCAAGACCGTCACCTAAAACATCATGGGATATGGTGAAGGACCTGATGGCAGATGGACATAAACGAGATCTACTAGCTGACAGAGCTGAAACCCTCTTAATTTGCTTGAAGCACCGGTTTCCTGGATTAACTCAAACATCTTTGGACACTGCCAAGATTCAGTGTAACAAG GATGTAGGAAAATCAATTCTAGAGAGCTATTCAAGAGTCCTGGAGAGTTTAGCATTCAACATTGTGGCACGCATTGATGATCTACTATATGTAGATGACTTGTCTAGACAATCAGAGAATAGGCCATCTAGAGTCAGCACAAGTACTCACAAAAGGGTGTCAGTGTCGACCACCTCAGGTTCCCCATACAGACCTAGTTTTGGGACTCCAAAGTTTTCACCTGGACCATTAGTGAGCCCTGCAAAGGCAGACAGGACTCCTTTCTTGACAAGCAATGGAAACAGTAACAAGCCACCTAGCCGAGGTTGTGGGGTTAGGCGAGCTTTAACAAGTTATCTTGGTGGTCATGAAACAAGGGTCAGGAGTCTAGAAGGTCCAGCTGGTTGTGTCTCTACAAAGAATGGAGATCTGACGCCTTCTCGCAGTAGCATAGATTGTCCATCAAGCCAAAAGGAGAACCGAACACCAAGAAGATTACAGAAAACGGATTGTTGa